The proteins below come from a single Leptidea sinapis chromosome Z, ilLepSina1.1, whole genome shotgun sequence genomic window:
- the LOC126978259 gene encoding uncharacterized protein LOC126978259, which produces MDIPNTKSYWFVKTAASIDSTKWLCEAKMEVCCFKSHVIQEAWQTRDDRRHARELSIEQHQKKLHSLPREAETKRRYSTLRPKDLRKKPSGYLKPLNEDDMENDEVLSVAVGPPAMRPKYEKIKRPHISSYRENKESLHNQAGENYVRDILITLGREFLNHQVSEDSVFGQYIGKSMKNLTSPLKLKMQHDILDLVVKYQRLNLGENQTSTVMPDEKTTAMGPKEGKERRAGNETEEGWSDFSNLANIVG; this is translated from the exons ATGGACATCCCCAACACCAAGTCGTATTGGTTTGTAAAAACCGCAGCCAGTATTgactccacaaagtggctgtgcgaggcaaaaatGGAGGTT TGCTGTTTTAAATCTCATGTCATTCAGGAAGCGTGGCAGACCCGTGATGATAGAAGGCATGCTCGGGAGCTGAGCATTGAGCAGCATCAGAAGAAGTTGCACTCATTACCGCGTGAGGCTGAAACAAAGCGAAGGTACTCTACACTGAGGCCAAAAGATCTAAGAAAGAAG CCCTCGGGATACTTAAAACCATTAAACGAAGATGACATGGAAAATGATGAAGTACTTTCAGTTGCCGTAGGACCTCCGGCAATGCGACCAAAATATGAAAAGATCAAACGTCCACACATATCTTCGTATCGAGAAAATAAAGAGAGTCTCCACAACCAAGCAGGTGAAAATTACGTGCGAGATATCCTCATTACACTCGGTagagaatttttaaatcatcaggTTAGTGAAGATTCCGTTTTTGGACAATATATTGGCAAATCTATGAAGAATTTAACCAGTCCACTCAAACTAAAGATGCAGCACGACATTTTGGACTTAGTTGTGAAGTATCAAAGGTTGAATCTTGGAGAAAACCAAACGTCTACCGTAATGCCAGATGAAAAGACCACCGCGATGGGTCCGAAAGAAGGAAAAGAGAGAAGGGCTGGTAACGAAACTGAAGAAGGCTGGTCGGATTTTAGCAATTTAGCAAACATAGTTGGATAA